The Alteribacter keqinensis DNA segment TTCACAGCTACTCTAAACCCAGCTTATGAAAAAACAGGTTGTCACGTGATAAAAGCCTGGCTGAGTGTCTAAGATTTACTCATATCGACAACACTGTATTGAAGAACACCAAATAAGCATCAAATTCATATAAATACCCAAAGGATAACAGAAGGTGATGAGTGCAATGAGTAAAGAAAAAGAAATGGACATTGTCGAAAAAACAGCACGCGGCTGGCTTTCCGACCGAGGAGTTAAAATTGACGACATAGCTGACCTCGTCTATTTTCTTCAGGTGAGATATTATCCCGACCTGACTATGGATATTTGTAAACACAACATTAACCGGGTCCTCGCAAAAAGGGAAGTACAAAACGCTATATTAACAGGCATCCAGCTTGATAAATTGGCAGAGAAGGGCCTGCTTGAGGAGCCGATCCAAGGTATCATTGACCGGGACGAGGGCTTATACGGGGTTGATGAAATCGTCGCCCTTTCCATCGTAAATGTATACGGCTCCATCGGCTTTACTAATTACGGTTACATCGATAAAGAAAAACCTGGCATTTTAAAATTCCTCAACGACAAATCAAACGGCTGTCATACGTTCCTCGATGATATTGTTGGAGCGATCGCAGCAGCTGCTTCCAGCAGACTGGCTCACGGAGCCGAATCGGTGGAATAAGAAGGTTGATCCAAAAGGTGGTTTTTTACCTTTTGAGTCAACCTCGAAGCAATGTGTGGAGCCGATGCCCTCTTTAAAGAGCCCGGCAGGAATGGGTTTCCTCCTGCCGGGCGAGCAGCGTGTGGATCCATTGCCAATCCGCCATAACCACTCTTTAAAGCCTATTTTGAAACCCCTGCATTGACAAGTGTTTTTTTCGTTTTGGTCGGAGCCAATCTGCTTTAGGACTCATGATACACAATTTTTATGTTTTAAGTGCCTATTCGAACCGCCACTCATCCAGGCCGCCTATGGAATGAGTCGGCTGTTCATCGTAGTCAGTGAGCTGTTCTTTCGATGTGACCCCTGTATGAACAATAATGGTGTCCAAACCTGCACGAATTCCTGCAAGAATATCTGTATGATAATTATCTCCGACCATCACTGTTTCTTCTTTTGCTGTCCCAAGAACCTCAAGAGCCTGATTCACTATAATCGATTCCGGTTTGCCGATAAAGGTTGGTTTCACTCCGGTAGATACAGTCACAACAGATGTAAGAGAGCCATTCCCCGGGAGAAGTCCCCGTTCTGTCGGAATAGCCACGTCACCATTTGTAGAAATAAATGTCGCTCCGTTTCGGACAGCAAGACAGGCTGTGCTTAATTTCTCATATGAAATGGCACGGTCAATTCCCACTACCACCACATCGGCGGTTTCATCACCAGGCTTCATCCCTTTTTCTTTCAGTGCCTGCTTAATTCCCTCTTCCCCTATGGTAAAAACGGTTGCACCGGGCTTTTTTTCCGAAACATAGTTGGCTGTTGCCATACTTGTCGTGAACACGTGATCCGGTGTTGAAGGAATCCCCATGCTCACGAGCTTGTCTGATACTTGTTCGGGAGTTCTTGCAGAATTGTTCGTGACAAATAAATAAGGAATCTTTTTTTCCACCAGCTGGTTAACAAACGTTACTGCTTCCGAAATTTCCTCCTTGCCTCTGTACATTGTTCCGTCAAGATCAATTAAGTATCCTTTGTATGCTTTCATCTATGTTCTGCCTCCAGTATGTCTAAGTCAGTCTGTTTTGTTAGGTAAAAATGCCGATACCGGCCCCAGTTCATTTTCTAAATACATACGTACCCGCCCTGGAAAACGAAGAAGAACCGGCATTTGCTTTTTGTAATCCTCTTTTAATTTGCCGTGGTCAATATCCGTGTACTCCTGAAGCAGGGTTTTCCGCCATGGAAGCAGCGCTTTAATTCCTTCCTCTTCTTCTTTCGTAATCACCCGTTCATCGAGTAGAATATCCACAATGTCCTCAAAGCTTCCGGGATCTCTCATAATGAAGCCGTCGATCATCTGGTTGCCCACGTCCATCATCGTTTCAATAATCATATGACCGGCGCGTTCAAGAATGAAAGGCATATCCGATTCATTATCATACTGACCTGCCAGCTCAGTGAGCAGCGTCTCTAAGTAGTTCAATCGTTTTTCAATTAGTTCACGGTCAACAAAATACATAATCATCACCTGTCTTCTTTAATCTCGAATTAGTATAACACATTGGCCTTTTTCCAGATAAATCTTTCATCAAATATCGTAAAATCGATTTATTTAGTGTGAAATGTTTGTTATTATGATGAAGGATTAATCATGGAAAACTATTCTTTTATTATATCGTTATTTTACAACTGGAGGAATCAACGTGGATCGAGAATTAGCATTAGAAATTGTACGTGTAACCGAAGCAGCAGCTCTGGCCTCTTCCCAATGGATGGGTCGCGGCCGAAAAATAGAAGCGGACGACGCAGCAACCACTGCTATGCGCTCAATGTTCGACTCCGTTAACATGCAGGGAACGGTTGTCATCGGTGAAGGTGAACTGGACGAAGCACCAATGCTTTATATCGGTGAAGAACTGGGTTCAGGTAATGGTCCGGAAGTTGACATCGCCGTGGATCCGCTGGAAGGAACAAGCATCGTAGCGAAAGGACACCCGAATGCCATGGCCGTCATCGCCATCGCAGACCGTGGTACCCTTCTTCACGCTCCTGACATGTATATGGAGAAACTCGTTGTAGGTCCGGAAGCAGCCGGCCTCGTACGCCTTGATGATCCAATTGAAAAAACGATTGATATTATTGCAAAAATGAACAACAAACGTGTCCGAGACGTAACGGTGATCATTCAGGAACGGGAACGGCACGCTGAACTCATCGAACGCATCCGTGCAAAAGGTGCCCGGGTTAACCTCTTTGGGGATGGAGACGTAGGCGCATCTATCGCAGTTGCCATGCCTCGAACGGGTATTGACTTGTTTGTTGGAACAGGCGGTGCTCCTGAAGGTGTCATTTCCGCCGCAGCAATCAAGTCCCTAGGGGGCGACATGCAGGCCCGTCTTGTACCGATGAACGATGAAGAAGAAGCACGCTGTAAAAAAATGGGCGTCGAAGATACGTCCCGCATATTGCAGCTCAACGACCTTGTAAAAGGTGACGACGCTATTTTTGCAGCAACGGGGGTGTCCACCGGTGAACTGCTTGAAGGTGTCCGTTTCCTCGGCGGCGACCTCGTTGAAACAGACTCGATTGTTATGCGTGCAAAAACAGGCACAGTACGATATATTAAAGCTCATCACCGTCTTAACCAGAAGCCTCATTTGCAAGAGCAGGAGTAAGACGATAAGGAAGGGTGAGTCCCATGTCTGAGCGTTTTTATCTGTACAATGACCAAGAAGAAACAAAGACCCGCTTTGTCAGCTTTATGGGCGAAGAGCAACGGTTTGACCTGGCTATTACAACAACGAACCGCTACTACGGAAAAAAACTCGTTATGAATATGCTCTCCAATCGCTTCGCTATTATCGGCAGTGATGACCTGGACGAGCCAGGCTACATCGAACACGCTTATAACCTGAGCGAAGAAGAAGCAAAAGAGCTCCGTGAATTCCTCTTTGAAGTTGTTTAACGTTCATAGTGAGCACCTCCTTTACACATACTATGTGCAGGAGGTGTTTTTTCTTGCCCGATAAAGATGAACGCAAGTATACAGACTTTATTGTTGTGGAAAAAAACAAAAACTTTGTTCTTCCGGAAATTACCCCGGAAGGCCCCTACGGCTCTCCCATTGAGCGCCCATTGGGAAAAAGCAGTCCATGGCATGAAGGACAGCGCTCTTACAGCGCCTTTAACTATGAATAC contains these protein-coding regions:
- a CDS encoding phosphatidylglycerophosphatase A family protein: MSKEKEMDIVEKTARGWLSDRGVKIDDIADLVYFLQVRYYPDLTMDICKHNINRVLAKREVQNAILTGIQLDKLAEKGLLEEPIQGIIDRDEGLYGVDEIVALSIVNVYGSIGFTNYGYIDKEKPGILKFLNDKSNGCHTFLDDIVGAIAAAASSRLAHGAESVE
- the glpX gene encoding class II fructose-bisphosphatase, whose product is MDRELALEIVRVTEAAALASSQWMGRGRKIEADDAATTAMRSMFDSVNMQGTVVIGEGELDEAPMLYIGEELGSGNGPEVDIAVDPLEGTSIVAKGHPNAMAVIAIADRGTLLHAPDMYMEKLVVGPEAAGLVRLDDPIEKTIDIIAKMNNKRVRDVTVIIQERERHAELIERIRAKGARVNLFGDGDVGASIAVAMPRTGIDLFVGTGGAPEGVISAAAIKSLGGDMQARLVPMNDEEEARCKKMGVEDTSRILQLNDLVKGDDAIFAATGVSTGELLEGVRFLGGDLVETDSIVMRAKTGTVRYIKAHHRLNQKPHLQEQE
- a CDS encoding DUF3055 domain-containing protein, whose translation is MSERFYLYNDQEETKTRFVSFMGEEQRFDLAITTTNRYYGKKLVMNMLSNRFAIIGSDDLDEPGYIEHAYNLSEEEAKELREFLFEVV
- a CDS encoding DUF86 domain-containing protein, translated to MIMYFVDRELIEKRLNYLETLLTELAGQYDNESDMPFILERAGHMIIETMMDVGNQMIDGFIMRDPGSFEDIVDILLDERVITKEEEEGIKALLPWRKTLLQEYTDIDHGKLKEDYKKQMPVLLRFPGRVRMYLENELGPVSAFLPNKTD
- a CDS encoding TIGR01457 family HAD-type hydrolase, with translation MKAYKGYLIDLDGTMYRGKEEISEAVTFVNQLVEKKIPYLFVTNNSARTPEQVSDKLVSMGIPSTPDHVFTTSMATANYVSEKKPGATVFTIGEEGIKQALKEKGMKPGDETADVVVVGIDRAISYEKLSTACLAVRNGATFISTNGDVAIPTERGLLPGNGSLTSVVTVSTGVKPTFIGKPESIIVNQALEVLGTAKEETVMVGDNYHTDILAGIRAGLDTIIVHTGVTSKEQLTDYDEQPTHSIGGLDEWRFE